The region CTGCAAGCTACTTTTCTTTGCAAATTCAGTTGTATTTACACCAAACGTGACTTTCGAGGGAGCAAGGCAAATGGAATTGTCGCATGCCTGGTAATGGAACGTTGCCGAAGTGGTGAGGCTATCGTATTTGGCGTCGATATCTTCGATGGGGAGCATGATTTGAAAATGTCCCTTAAAAACGAGATTCTCAAGGTCCAGAGCTTCGCTGTATTCCTTAAGTGGCTCAGGCCACTTGGGTTCTCCAAAGTGAATCCCTTGCGCCGAAATTTCGATAGACGAAGGTTTTAGAAATTCATCGGCGGCAACATTCGCGTTTACATGCCAGTTGTCAGGAATGGTGATATCTACGGTGACGCTTGAACCTTTTGCCAATGCACCTGCGGAATAGTGCAAACTTGCTTCGGGAGGCGGCATGTTGTTCATATTGAACTCTTGGGCAAAAACTAGCGTTGCAAACAATGTAATACAAAATAACGATTTTTGCAAACTGTTGTTTGCAAAATTTTTAAATTTTAAAACTTTGTTAAAAATTTTCATAAATTAATTCTCGCTAAAAGAAGTTGAAAATGCTGGGAAAAGGTTTATGTCTTCTAAGAAAATCCTTTGTAATCGTACTCCTAATTGGGTTGGGGCAGTATGGAAAAAATATTCCTATAGAATATACAAATTGTGCTTGCAAAAGTGTGCGACAAAAGACGAAGCGGACGACTTGTTTCAGGACGTGGCTCTCCGGTTTTGTAAAAAAGCAGATTCGCTGAACAATCAAGTCCATCTTTTTGCGTGGCTCCAGACGGTACTTTTGCATTGCCATTACAATGACTACCGCAAAAGGCAAATGGTACATGAAATACCGTTTTCGATTCTAATGGAGCCCAAGGCTGTTTATGACGCGCGCTGGGCTGATGCCTATGTCAAACCTGAAGATGATGTTGGTGATGCGGCGGTGAAAGAGTTCTCGTTTTTACTGGAAGCGTTAAATCCGCTCGAAAGAATGATTGTGGAACTTTCAGTTGTGGGTGGTTTTAGCCTCCGTGATTTAAGCCAATTGATCGGGCTGTCTAGGGGGTGCCTGGCTCAGCGAAGGCGGGCGGCATTCCTGAAAATGCAGGAGAAAATGGCAATACAGAAAGAGCGAATTAAAATGATTACGGGACGTGATGCGTCTTTGCGAGAAATTATTGAATTTACTGGTTGAAAAGCTCTTAAAATTTCGTAATTTTATAACGTGAAATATCTGCTTAATCTTATTTGCATTTTCTTTATTGCCTCATCGGTTTTTGCACAAGACCAGTGGTTCAATTATTCAAGCCCTTTCCCGATAAAGGCGGCAATCCCTACAGGTGATGGCTTGCTTCTATCAACGGGGGGAGGTCTCCGTTTTAGGGCGCAAAATCTCGACGACGTCTTCACGACATCGAAAGGCCTTGGTGAGCAGTCGATGAGTGCCGTTGCTATTTCTGATCTTGGAGCCTTTGCGGTAAGCGAGTCCGGTGTTATTTCAACGATATTGCCGAATGGTACTTGGCAAGTGCTGAGCCGTTCTTATACGGGCAACAATACTCATGTTATTCCGGGATTGGCTCTTTTGGGTGGCCCGGTTCTGGTAATTGCTTTTGAGGATCGCCTATCGTTTTTTAATCTTAGAACTATGACGTCGATACTCACGGTGGAACGTATTGCTGATATCAACGTTTCCGCTTATCCGATAACTGCTATGGATATTCATGGTGATTCCTTGATTATTGCTGCGGGTGGCGGTCTTTATATGCGCAAAATGGACTGGGAAAATTTGGACACCGATGTGCAATTGTATGACCCGGATTCCTGGAAGATTATTAAGAATGCTTCGATTAACAATGAACCTATCAAGTCTATCGCTTGGAAAGACGGTGAAATGAAGACCTTCCCCACGGAAGGCATGAGAATCTGGGACAAGGATGGTGAGACGCGTGTCGCTCTTCTCGATACGTTCTCTGTAGATACCAAAACTGAATCGCTGATTATGATTCGTGGAAAGACGTTGAAGGACTCGATTCTGTACGAGCGTGATTCTTTCGTGGTTAAGGGCGAATCTAAAGTTCACTATTGTTACAAGTCCAAAGTGCGCTGGGTGTCATTGCTTCCGTCTGGCAAGGCAATCTTGGCTGGCCCTGAA is a window of Fibrobacter succinogenes DNA encoding:
- a CDS encoding RNA polymerase sigma factor, producing MSSKKILCNRTPNWVGAVWKKYSYRIYKLCLQKCATKDEADDLFQDVALRFCKKADSLNNQVHLFAWLQTVLLHCHYNDYRKRQMVHEIPFSILMEPKAVYDARWADAYVKPEDDVGDAAVKEFSFLLEALNPLERMIVELSVVGGFSLRDLSQLIGLSRGCLAQRRRAAFLKMQEKMAIQKERIKMITGRDASLREIIEFTG